AGTTACTTGGGGCAGAAGATACAGATGGAGGCGGCGAACAAGGCCAGGGTTGACGTGGCAGAggcgaagaagaaaggggagATAGGGTCCAAAGAGAGGGAGGGAATGACCCTGCAGAACGCGGCGAAGATTAATGCGGAGACTAAGATCTATGCGACGAAGAGGGAAGGAGaggggaagaaggaggagaTAAAGGTGAAGTCGGAGGTGAAGGTGTATGAGAACATGAGAGAGGCTGAGGTGGCGGAGGCGAATGCTGAGCTGGCGAAGAAGAAGGCCGTGTGGACTAAGGAGGCGAAGGTGGCGGAGGTGGAGGCAGCGAAGGCTGTGGCGTTGAGGGATGCGGAGCTACAACAGGAGGTGGAGAAGATGCATGCCTTGTCTAAGACAGAGAAGCTTAAGGCAGATCTCTTGAGTGAGGCCACTGTTGAGTATGAAACCAAGGTACGTCTTGTACttgtcctttttctttcctttcttttgaaaatataaaattgaatgcatatataaaaattgagTAGGTTGGTGATCTGTATGAAACAAAATTAGTGTTACATTGAtcatagaaaaatatattatgtgACAGTTGATGTATTTACTATATATCGAGTGAATCACAATCACTATTAACCCTAATAAATTATGTTGCAAGTACGAACATGATCAATCGATGATTAGTAAATGTGGTTGATATTGTAGAATTAGTTCATGTTATTAATCTGTTTGCTTGTGTTGGATTGCAATATTCATTGACTTATAATCAATACATGCATGTACGAAACAAAAGTCTGAATCTAATGCTGTTGGATAATTATGTATTAATTAGTATAATGCTTGCTTTTTCtaacatatatttatatattcatGAACAAAGAAACTAGAGGCAGATGGAGCGTtgttccaaaaacaaaaggcagcAGAGGCAGAGCTTTTTACCAAGAAACTAGAGGCTGAAGCACGACTCTATGCCAAGAAACTAGAGGCTGAGGCACAAAAGGCAATTGCAGAGACCCAACTTTATGCCAAGAAACAAGAGGCCGAGGCACAGAAGGCAATCGCAGAGGCACAACTTTATGCCAAGAAACTCGAGGCCGAGGGGCTCATGGCTCTTGGGCAGGCTGAAGGTGCATATCTTCGCAGTCTTCTGGAAGCAGTTGGAGGCAACTACAATGCCACCAGGGACTTCATGATGCTCAAGAATGGCACGTTTCAAGAAATTGCTAAGATTAATGCCGAGGCTGTGAGGGAACTTAAACCCAACATTAGCGTTTGGAATCATGGCAGCGGTGACGGCGGTGCCAACGGGGCCTTCAAGGAGGTTGCTGGAGTTTACAAGATGTTGCCACCATTGTTGAAGACAGTTCATGAACAAACTGGCATGTTGCCTCCGTCCTGGATGGGCACTTTGTCCAATTCTCCTTCTACCAACTCGACTCTCGATAGCACCTAAATTCTCGATTAATCTAAATTCTACATTTTTGTTCCTGTTATAAATAGATGGTACACAATATGGTCACCGGTATAACTAGTTTTGCACAATTTTTTCTATTCTATGTGTAGTTTGGTCCATGGTGTGTGGAACCTTTTTTGACTTTTAGTACACGAGATTGCATAATGCAATGGATTTACTAAAGAAATTAGAGACTAGGGAAAGAAATATTCCTGACCTAGACTAGAGAACCCATgactaataataatattaacatGGGGCATGGCTGCCTGGTGTGGGGAAAAGAGAACAAAAGCAGCTAACAGGGATTTTGCATTTAAGCCTTACTTCCATCATAAACAACTGCAGGTCATTCTTTGAATTGATAGTCTTTCCAGTAACATTTACAACAAACAAAAGGTATTAATTACACGCATCCGCCTCAATTCAAGTAGCGCCTGCAATTCtttgaattgcaaaaacatgGAATCTTCTTACCTTCATCCTCATGGTTAAAATGGTAGTCATATGTTATCTCTTCTCCAGGAAATATGTCCCGCTCTGCGAAAAATACCACCTGCGGCGAATTGGTAAAATCAGTAAGTACTCCCAAAGAACATAAATTCTGTACATCGCAAAATTGAGAAACCACTTCTACTAGGTGAACTCAAGTGGCCAGGCATAGCCAATtttcaaaagagaagaaaaaatcagTATCATAATAGAATTTCCAATTACCTTCTTCTCATTCCTCACAGATATCACTTTGGCAACGCAGTTTGGCTGGTCCCAGGTACACCAACAACAAAGTAAGAAAACTGAGTGAAGTAAATAAAGCTAAGAAATTGCTCTAATCTTTCATAAATTCAGGAAAGCCAAATGCAGTCAGTAACAtcgaaaaataataaatacaccTCTAAATTCTTTGTTGTGCTTTCCATGCTCAGACAAAATTGCTTCCTAAGTTTTCTAATTGCAATGAACTGTAAGATTATCCAAACCCAAATGCATAAGCAGAACCCGACAAACATCCTTCATTCTTGaacatgaaaattttgaaaaaattaaaattaaaaatagattgGCTCAGGGCTTAACGAGAAGCTGAGACCCAAGAAAACCAGCAACAACTGGTTCACGACTCAAACTTAAGAAGAGAGAATTACCACGCATGAATGGTTGACAAAACGAGCAATCCCTCCTTTGCATGTAGCATCAATAATATGCTCTTTATCTATCCTGAAGAAGTAGCAAGCGCTCTTGTACTGAAGCTTTTTCCCAGATTGGTAttcattttcccttttatCGGCAACACGTAGCCCCACAATCTCTCCAACATACTCAACAACCTACAGAACAGAAGCACAAGGATACATCATATTTGGAATTATAGGAAGCATGTATGTGCCTCAATCTTTAAATATGAGAACATCAAACCATTTCACTGCGGGAAATGAACCGAGAGGTGTAAAGGCCAAGGGCATGTATGCCAGACTTGTACACTACAAGATGCTTCCAAAACTTTGCCTGCTTATAGCGTGCATATTCTTTCTGCAAGTGACAGTAACACTATGTGGTTAAGTAGTCTTAGAaaggtaaaataaaatagcatAGATGCAACACAATCAGCTGAAGCGTTTTATCTCACCATTAGCCTGAACAATGAAAAACTGGgtatctcatttaattgcaaACTTTAGCATTAATATGTTGCATGGATCATATCAGTCAAATCACATAAATGTTAAGTtagaataaataattaaaaactgaGACACCCTGTTTTCTATGTCTAACACTACTATCAAGAAATGAAATATAGTCTACATTTGCAAAATGTGTTAGCCATAGAGTTTTTTAATACATTGCTCtttatacaaaataaaatgaataaccAAAAACAATCATGAGGTAAAGCAGCCTCATCCTTCATGAACATACCCGACAATCATGCTCTATATCTGATACTGGCAGTTTTGGAAGCCCTTGAGTGGATGATTTCTGCCCATTAATATGAACCCAAGCATTTAACTGCTCCTGAGGAACAAGGCACCCACCATTGCCCTTTGACTGATCACAATAATTATGCCTGAACCCATCACGTTTACGGCCCTTGTAACCCTACTCACAACAAAAcagcaaaaaacaaagaaccaATTTAGAAAAAGCACAACATGAAAGCCTTAGACTGCAGGTAACCAAGTGACACCCTCCCACATATAataccaacaaagaaaaataactgaacaaaaaaacctcaaaGAAAGGTCAAATACCTCAGTTCTAGCACACGTTAATTCTTCTTCCTCGATGCAACCAGCTTCAGTGTTAACAGGGTCATGATTTGATTCACACATTGGGTGTATAGCATGAAGCTCACATATTCCATAAAAACCAATATTTTCATTGTCAATACCTTCAACTTCACTTTGCAACAGACCCTGAATGCGGCATGCACAAAAAACCAATGACAACAAGCACAAAGAATAATGTTAATATTGACCAGTCAATGCTTCAACGTCTAaactattaaaataaattgccTTTTAAAAGTTGGCACCAATAGCCTATTTTAAAGAGGTTGACACTTGCATAAACTTGACAAT
The window above is part of the Prunus dulcis chromosome 1, ALMONDv2, whole genome shotgun sequence genome. Proteins encoded here:
- the LOC117619351 gene encoding flotillin-like protein 3, encoding MWYRVAKASEYLVITGAGIDDIKLAKKAWILPGQSHTVFDLSPVNYTFEVQAMSSEKLPFVLPAVFTIGPREDDMPSLHKYAKLLCSHDMASNHVQELVQGIIEGETRVLAASMTMEDVFKGTKEFKQEVFDKVQLELNQFGLLIYNANVKQLVDVPGHEYFSYLGQKIQMEAANKARVDVAEAKKKGEIGSKEREGMTLQNAAKINAETKIYATKREGEGKKEEIKVKSEVKVYENMREAEVAEANAELAKKKAVWTKEAKVAEVEAAKAVALRDAELQQEVEKMHALSKTEKLKADLLSEATVEYETKKLEADGALFQKQKAAEAELFTKKLEAEARLYAKKLEAEAQKAIAETQLYAKKQEAEAQKAIAEAQLYAKKLEAEGLMALGQAEGAYLRSLLEAVGGNYNATRDFMMLKNGTFQEIAKINAEAVRELKPNISVWNHGSGDGGANGAFKEVAGVYKMLPPLLKTVHEQTGMLPPSWMGTLSNSPSTNSTLDST